In the genome of Hippoglossus hippoglossus isolate fHipHip1 chromosome 12, fHipHip1.pri, whole genome shotgun sequence, one region contains:
- the ajm1 gene encoding apical junction component 1 homolog translates to MTRTDPPDILLSTVHRDIKVIPISSHFESLQCDAINFSTLEDSKSNINKRHCHTFDCKSLDFPKSHKYSMESPYRKADKHAANQDVAWNALGQQQRYRFSAPDIFSHRLTSQPMAADIASELVVSEQKRRTRSKSAPRVQTSLTPVSFEGCSSSGRKGRESQRAARDSRWRPEVSPRRESSYAATRAHMHEVHPIKLQPQMGDSSGYSPHFAADNSEDGVLDKPATSPHVRCRVDIKPDDAALHHSGPKQCKSQVDIQWQRHHSGASRSLTVPRHFSYSRTPTPTDSLGTESRQTYPYSRSLPNSYLQPMDIHSQRMPSSSDYYGRERRAHSSPNVPTKFFYADNPGRYVTTVPPQPSSYFQDERYTPGQTYTPKVQYVQDPRTRTLHAVATRPYYPEMESYPYSVKTGYPKPYTANEPGPYIIQTPPTRIFYGDDPRSYQIQTAPPRFYYSSDMYAIPPEHHIPARAYYTEGRRHARVVQAQTDDWYGSDASGYSTNPASYVSQVTPTRVQQEPVLTPWYTSPCVETQRIGADSKSYSRSWDNILNYHVEKEQPLPVQRGQSYDDLLDSRKPAEATGDKPQPVVVNLSSSPRRYAALSMSDNSLVDKSPTEISKSSTSKLWFVTPEITITDNDIRTGNLNKAEGRSASWDILDSRSTKGPELSHCDFESSTKEKTHDNASLQQSLEQLDELLADLVTDYKPPSRRASEDILDQLKKLIDEEEAVSLSRKSSKAGTEEPAPLDKQPTSIRINPDPFQEMDGASDAMKSADECSPDQSPDEDDTMMCSNNRCRRTETLFNACLYFKSCHSCYTYYCSRNCRREDWDIHKESCLYGRIGSTCRHIIKHCRETVEVHKAFSRIAKVGYLSRGRGVLFLGFPNPASSSNFLQYGLDSLLMSPTYLSLRELDSFKDNLGEYCKELQQAGKEYDPNECFILNVSIAVGDQLADGPSPRNQAPTVRKYAKVALASFSPERKVHKKESDMETLILTPPPGTADIDKDGEEGRKAREICFINIQRELRIRGVFLRHEYPQVYQQLCEFVECNRRFTPTTIYPIDKRTGKQFLCMIMAASEPRTLDWVGAPHLLDDII, encoded by the coding sequence ATGACACGTACAGACCCACCTGACATACTCCTATCAACTGTGCATCGAGATATTAAAGTGATTCCCATTTCTTCCCACTTCGAGTCCTTACAATGTGATGCTATAAATTTCAGCACACTGGAGGACAGTAAGAGTAACATCAATAAAAGGCACTGCCATACCTTTGACTGTAAGTCATTGGATTTCCCAAAATCACACAAATATTCAATGGAGTCCCCATACAGGAAGGCTGATAAGCATGCAGCCAACCAAGATGTTGCCTGGAATGCTTTGGGCCAGCAACAGAGATACCGCTTTTctgctccagacatttttaGCCATAGGTTAACTTCTCAACCAATGGCTGCTGATATAGCCAGTGAGTTAGTTGTCTCTGAACAAAAAAGAAGGACAAGGTCAAAGAGTGCCCCCCGGGTCCAGACCAGTCTCACTCCTGTGTCTTTTGAAGGGTGCTCATCTTCAGGGAGAAAGGGTAGAGAATCCCAAAGGGCTGCAAGAGACTCTCGCTGGAGACCAGAAGTATCCCCACGTAGGGAATCATCATATGCGGCAACTAGGGCCCATATGCATGAAGTACATCCCATTAAGTTACAGCCTCAAATGGGTGACAGCAGTGGATATTCACCTCACTTTGCTGCTGATAATTCAGAGGATGGAGTACTAGATAAACCAGCAACTAGCCCTCATGTTAGGTGTCGGGTGGACATCAAACCTGATGACGCAGCATTACATCATTCAGGACCGAAACAGTGTAAATCTCAAGTGGACATACAATGGCAGAGGCACCACAGTGGGGCGAGTAGGAGTCTCACTGTACCACGCCATTTCTCCTACTCTAGAACACCAACTCCCACTGACTCATTAGGTACAGAGAGTAGGCAAACTTATCCATATTCCCGCAGCTTGCCAAATAGTTACTTACAACCCATGGATATTCACTCACAAAGAATGCCCTCATCAAGTGATTACTATGGAAGGGAAAGAAGAGCTCATTCCAGTCCTAATGTGCCAACCAAGTTCTTTTATGCAGACAACCCAGGAAGATATGTTACTACTGTTCCTCCTCAACCAAGTTCTTACTTTCAGGACGAACGTTACACACCAGGACAAACATATACTCCAAAAGTGCAATATGTGCAAGATCCAAGGACTCGAACTTTGCATGCTGTAGCTACAAGACCATATTATCCTGAAATGGAGTCCTATCCATACTCTGTGAAGACAGGATATCCCAAACCCTATACAGCAAATGAACCAGGGCCGTACATCATACAGACACCTCCAACTAGAATATTTTATGGGGATGATCCAAGGTCTTATCAAATCCAGACTGCTCCACCAAGGTTTTATTATTCCAGTGACATGTATGCAATTCCACCTGAGCACCATATCCCAGCAAGGGCATATTATACAGAGGGCCGAAGACATGCTCGAGTTGTCCAGGCTCAAACTGATGATTGGTATGGTTCAGATGCATCTGGTTATTCCACCAATCCTGCCTCTTATGTATCTCAAGTCACTCCAACCAGAGTTCAGCAAGAGCCTGTGTTAACACCTTGGTATACCAGCCCATGTGTAGAAACTCAAAGAATTGGCGCAGATTCTAAATCTTACTCAAGGTCCTGGGATAATATTCTTAACTATCATGTAGAGAAGGAACAACCTCTTCCTGTGCAGCGGGGTCAGAGCTATGATGATCTTCTGGACTCCAGGAAGCCTGCAGAAGCCACAGGTGACAAACCTCAACCAGTGGTAGTTAATCTCTCTAGTTCCCCAAGACGCTATGCAGCCTTATCAATGTCAGATAACTCACTCGTTGACAAAAGCCCAACAGAGATTTCAAAGAGCAGTACCAGTAAACTCTGGTTTGTAACTCCAGAAATAACAATCACTGATAATGACATTCGAACAGGGAACCTTAATAAGGCTGAAGGTAGGTCCGCTAGTTGGGACATTCTTGACTCCAGAAGCACCAAGGGTCCAGAACTGTCTCACTGTGACTTTGAAAGCTCAACCAAAGAGAAGACACATGACAATGCCTCACTGCAGCAAAGCCTAGAACAACTTGATGAACTTCTGGCAGATCTTGTGACAGATTACAAGCCACCTAGTAGAAGGGCAAGCGAGGACATTTTGGATCAACTTAAAAAGTTAATTGATGAGGAAGAAGCAGTATCTCTGTCCAGAAAAAGTTCAAAGGCAGGTACAGAGGAACCAGCTCCTCTTGACAAGCAGCCAACCTCAATAAGAATAAATCCTGATCCTTTTCAAGAGATGGATGGGGCCAGTGATGCAATGAAGAGTGCAGATGAGTGCTCCCCCGATCAGAGCCCAGATGAGGATGATACAATGATGTGCTCAAACAACAGATGTCGGAGGACAGAAACCCTCTTCAATGCTTGCTTATATTTTAAATCCTGCCACAGCTGCTATACCTACTACTGCTCTCGAAACTGTCGCAGAGAGGACTGGGACATTCATAAAGAAAGCTGCCTGTATGGAAGAATTGGAAGCACATGCCGTCACATCATCAAACACTGCCGTGAAACTGTTGAAGTCCACAAAGCCTTCTCCCGGATTGCCAAAGTTGGCTACCTTTCTCGAGGTAGAGGAGTTCTCTTCCTTGGTTTTCCAAACCCGGCATCATCCAGTAATTTCCTGCAGTATGGCCTGGATAGTCTACTTATGTCTCCTACATATCTGTCCCTTCGAGAGCTTGATAGCTTCAAGGACAACCTAGGGGAGTACTGTAAGGAGCTGCAGCAAGCTGGTAAAGAGTATGACCCAAATGAATGCTTCATCTTGAATGTATCAATTGCTGTTGGTGACCAATTGGCTGATGGGCCATCACCAAGGAACCAAGCTCCAACTGTCAGAAAATATGCAAAGGTTGCTCTGGCTTCTTTTAGCCCTGAGCGAAAGGTTCACAAGAAAGAAAGTGACATGGAAACACTCATACTGACTCCACCCCCAGGAACAGCAGATATCGACAAAGACGGAGAGGAAGGCAGAAAGGCCAGGGAAATCTGTTTTATCAATATACAGCGAGAGTTAAGAATTCGAGGGGTTTTTCTACGCCATGAATACCCACAGGTGTATCAacagctgtgtgagtttgtggAATGCAACAGAAGGTTCACACCCACGACTATTTATCCCATTGACAAAAGGACTGGTAAACAGTTTCTGTGCATGATTATGGCTGCCTCTGAACCCAGGACATTGGACTGGGTAGGGGCCCCGCATCTCCTTGATGACATTATTTAA